The nucleotide window AACCCCAAATGGTTGCTTGTGCATAGCTTGTGTTAGCATCCTTGTCCGTCCCCAAGTCAAGATCCCTGTAGTTCAAATAGGCAGCTCTTGGGGACTTGGAAACATATGCTGCCATGTAGCCATACACCATTCTTGTCCAGCTAATATGTTTCTTAGTTTCTTTGTCATCATCCCAAGTGACATAATACTGGATTTCATATAAGTTTCCTTTTCTATGTGGGAAAGGAATTTCTGATTCGGAAATCTCACTCATTCTTCCGCCAAAAGGTGACAGTATCAACATGGATGTGTCTAGCTGAAGCATTCTCTGATATAAACCTTCCAAGCCAGCTTCTGAAATTGGTTCTGTCACGTAGTCTGATTTTGCTTTAAAGAAGCTCCTAGATTGTTGAGTCCGCTGAAGCAGAACTTCTGTTTCATTTATTGGAAAGTTAGCCAAAAATAGAACAGACTCAATCCAACTCATTTCAGTGAATGCGGTCTGGTCTAAATTTAACTCTGGGAAGTTTTCTTTCATCCAAGGAAGAAGTTCCTTGTAAGTCTCGAGaaacaagaaattgaataCAACTTGAATAGTTTTTCCACCGTTTGTACCATTTTCAACTTGTAAAACCAAACGCAGGAAATTCCCTTCAGGAATCCTATCTGCTATTGCTTGCCATTTAGAAACAAGTTTGGTTGCACCTTGTTCTATGGTCTTTGATTCCATGTAACCTGTTACAGATGGAGGAACCGGAACCAACCTAAGTTTCCATGATAGAATGACTCCAAAGCTTGAGCCTCCCCCTCCTCTAATAGCCCAAAAGAGTTCTTCTCCCATGGATTTTCTGTCAAGAACTCTGCCATTAACATCGACAATCTTAGCATCAAGGACATTGTCAGCTGCCAGACCATACTTCCTGAACAAGGAACCAAATCCACCTCCACTAATATGTCCCCCCACACCAATAGTTGGACAAGTCCCTGCTGGAAAGCCATAGACTTTACTCTTTTGTGCAATTGCGTAATACAACTCCCCAAGAGTAGCACCAGACTCTACCCAAGCGATCTCATTCTCTATGTCAATATCAATGGACCGAAGTTCGAAAAGATCAATCATGATGAAAGGAGTTGTCGATACATAAGATAGGCCCTCGTAGTCATGCCCCCCGCTTCGGGTTCTTATTTGTATGCCCTCTTTCTTGGAACAAATTACAGCTGCTTGAACATGAGAGTGTTTAAAAGGAGTAATGATAGCTTCTGGTTTTGGTGTTGAAGTGTTCAAGAATCTGAGATTCTGTATGGAAGATTGCAAAACTGAGGAATAAGCAGAACTGTGTTTGGTGAGAATAATTTTGCTGCTTGAGTTAGAATGTATGTGGGAGGAAAAACATTGAAGAAAGCTTTCAGAAATTGAGTTTGATGTTGTGCACCAAACTGAATTGAGAAGGATGAAAAGTAGGACTGGAACTAGTTTTACGTAAGAGATCTCCATTTCTCTGTGCATGTGGAATGGTATGAGCTCTGAGCTCACTTATATAAGTAGTTTtgagttgaaagaaaaatgcagCCATTGGATAGccataaataatttttcaataattgAAAAGATAGGAGCATACGCAAGagactgaaaaaaaaataaaaattgtacaGTATTTTTAGACTTTTCAAAAACgtttacaaaataaacaagTTTCTTCATTAACACTTGGCTAAATGTTAAAgatacaaaaaattaaataatgttTGCAATGTGAATCATATCATCTATGAAGTTgtcaccaatttgttttgtgtgttgaaATAAGAAATACAACTAATATTTCCCTATTTTCTGCATCCGCACATAGAAAATAGCACTGATATAATCTTTGATGCTCCTACAGTGATGGAATATGGTCTAAGCTTCTGGAGAAGTGTTGTATACGTTGGTAGAGGATGCAGacttatttattattgttttctaCATTGGGCCAAACCcaactattttattatttacacTCTCTTCCTGCTCAGATGGTAAAACAGGGATGCTTTGTTCATTTCTAAAGAAGTTACCAGGATCAACTAAGGTCTTCATATGAACAAGTCTCCTATACTGACCAACAAGGAAACtgagaaaaatattagatGGATGACAAGGAAACTGAGAAACATATTGCTTTGAAGAAGCTCCTAGATGGCTGAGTCCTCTTCAGCAAAACTTCCAGGGATTCACTTATTGGGAAGCCAGCAAAGTGCATCAAAGACTGGATCCAACTCATTTCAGTGCAATTGCTGTGATCTAAACTTAATCCCAGGAGCTTGTCTTGCATCAAAAGGAGAAGCTTCTCAACCGGTCCTAGAAACAATGAATCGAATGACACTTAAACAATTTGTACAACTATTAAGGCCTTGCACATTCATGTCTCGTTTCTAgtaaatatacatacatacctaGAACAATTACTAAAGTTTATACCTAGAACAAATACTATCTTAGCATCAAGGACATTGTCAGTTGCCAGACCATACTTCCTGAACAAGGTACCAAATCCACCTCCTCTAATATGTCCCCCCAACACCGTGTGACAAATCCATACCGATTTAGAGTCTTGTCAAAaacttattttaaaattggaGATACAAATGATTTAATAATCATAATGGATCATATTATCCACATCATCATAAAATAAACTCTCTTAATTGTAGTTTTTGGtcattcatttcaatttaTGTAAAAGAAGTCCTCATACAATTATACTTTTCGTtgcattattatttgtttgttgaaaAAATGAAGTTGTATTATTGTTTGGATAGCTAGTAAGCACCAATTTAATGCTTAATTATGACTATATGAAATGCATATAGTAATCTCAATCCTAAAACTCAGAGTCAAAGGCTGATGCATAAAGAAAGATATCCTGTTCTGTTCTGATAACATAGAAAGATCTTGGGACTTTGTACCAAAAAAGACTTCATTACtaatagataaataaatagtttgacAATCAAAGCAGAAATTAAaatctttaaattatttcaagTAAAATCATACTATAGATTTGCAAATGGATATAAGTCTTCACAGCAAGAGAAAGGCAACAAACGATTCTATTATTGGTTGGGACAATGGAATGAGCAACCAAAGCTGAACCTGTCTATTTGTTGTTTATTCTATTACACAAACCCATCTACTTGTTGTTGACATTCTATTTTTCCCCATATGGTAACACAGGGATGCTTTGTTCATTCCTAAAGAAGTTACCAGGATCAACTAAGGTCTTCACTTGTGCAAGTCTCCTAAAGTTATTCTTGAAGTAGCTCAAACCCCAAAGGCTTGCTTGTTTATAGCTTGTGTTAGTATCCTTATTCATCCCCAAGTCCATATCCCTGTAGTTCAAATAGGCAGCTCTTGGGGACTTGGAAACATATGCTTCCATGTAGCCATACACCCTTCTTGTCCAGCTAATATGTTTCTCAGTTTCTTTGTCATCATCCCAACTGACATAATACTGGATTTCATATAAGTTCCCTTTTCTATGTGGGAAAGGAGTTTCTGAATCAGAAATCTCACTCATTCTTCCCCCGAAAGGTGACAGTATCAACAGGGATGTGTCTAGTTGAAGCATAATGTGCCATAAACCTTCCAAGCCAGcttctgaaattggttttgtcaCATAGTCTGATTTTGCTTTGAAGAATCTCTTAGATTGTTGAGTCCGCTGAAGCAGAActtctgttttgtttctttggatGTCAGCCATGGATAGAACAGACTCAATCCAACTCATTTCAGCAAATTTGGTTTGCTCTACACTTAACTCTGGGAAGTTTTCTTTCATCCAGGGGAGAAGTTTCTCGACAGTCTgaagaaacaagaaattgaatatAACTTGAATAGTTTTTCCACCATTTGTACCATCTCCATTTGCACCTTGTATAACCAAACGCAAGAAATTCCCTTCAGGAATCCTATCTGCTATAGCTTGCCATCTAGAAATAAGTTTGGTTGCACCCTGTTTTATGGTCTTTGATTCTGTGTAAACTGTTACAGATGGAGGAACAGGAACCAACTCAAGTTTCCATGCCAGAATGACTCCA belongs to Prunus persica cultivar Lovell chromosome G4, Prunus_persica_NCBIv2, whole genome shotgun sequence and includes:
- the LOC18779677 gene encoding berberine bridge enzyme-like 26, whose translation is MHREMEISYVKLVPVLLFILLNSVWCTTSNSISESFLQCFSSHIHSNSSSKIILTKHSSAYSSVLQSSIQNLRFLNTSTPKPEAIITPFKHSHVQAAVICSKKEGIQIRTRSGGHDYEGLSYVSTTPFIMIDLFELRSIDIDIENEIAWVESGATLGELYYAIAQKSKVYGFPAGTCPTIGVGGHISGGGFGSLFRKYGLAADNVLDAKIVDVNGRVLDRKSMGEELFWAIRGGGGSSFGVILSWKLRLVPVPPSVTGYMESKTIEQGATKLVSKWQAIADRIPEGNFLRLVLQVENGTNGGKTIQVVFNFLFLETYKELLPWMKENFPELNLDQTAFTEMSWIESVLFLANFPINETEVLLQRTQQSRSFFKAKSDYVTEPISEAGLEGLYQRMLQLDTSMLILSPFGGRMSEISESEIPFPHRKGNLYEIQYYVTWDDDKETKKHISWTRMVYGYMAAYVSKSPRAAYLNYRDLDLGTDKDANTSYAQATIWGLSYFKNNFRRLAQVKTLVDPGNFFRNEQSIPVLRSGEK
- the LOC18780779 gene encoding berberine bridge enzyme-like 26, encoding MLREMEISHVKLVPVLLFILLSSVWCTTSSSISESFLQCFSSHIHSKSTSKIILTRKSSSYSSVLHSSIQNLRFLNTSTPQPEAIITPFRYSHVQAAVICSKKEGIQIRTRSGGHDYEGLSYVSKSPFIIIDLFKLRSIDIDIKNERAWVESGVTLGELYYAIAQKSKVYGFPAGICPTIGVGGHISGGGFGTLFRKYGLAADNVRDAKIVDVNGRVLDRKSMGEELFWAIRGGGGSSFGVILAWKLELVPVPPSVTVYTESKTIKQGATKLISRWQAIADRIPEGNFLRLVIQGANGDGTNGGKTIQVIFNFLFLQTVEKLLPWMKENFPELSVEQTKFAEMSWIESVLSMADIQRNKTEVLLQRTQQSKRFFKAKSDYVTKPISEAGLEGLWHIMLQLDTSLLILSPFGGRMSEISDSETPFPHRKGNLYEIQYYVSWDDDKETEKHISWTRRVYGYMEAYVSKSPRAAYLNYRDMDLGMNKDTNTSYKQASLWGLSYFKNNFRRLAQVKTLVDPGNFFRNEQSIPVLPYGEK